Part of the uncultured Desulfobacter sp. genome, TGGACTTTCAGGGGATGGCCGGCTACACGGCCTCCATTCTGGAGAAAGCCATGGCCCTGGATCTTCCACCCGGGATTTTTTTGAACATCAATGCGCCGGCCATTCCCTTTGACCGTATCGCCGGAACAAAGGTGACATCCCAGGCGGACAATAACCTGATCAGCATGTTCGATCGCCGCCGGAATCCCCGGGACCTAACATACTACTGGTACGCCGGCATGAAGCAGACAAATGCCAGTGAAGGTTCCGACGACGGTGCGCTGCTTGAAAACTGTATCTCCATCACACCGCTGCAATGCGACATGACTGCCCATGCCGCCATGGATATGATCGCAAAGGCTGATTTTTAAATGACAACTACAGATAACAATTCGGCTGAAGCGCCTGAATTTCAGGCATCCAGGGTCACCACCATCGCATTTGCACACTTTGTCCATGATATTTACACAAGTTTTCTGGCCCCCCTGCTGCCCCTGATCATTGAAAAGCTGTCCATTACCCTGAGCCAGGCCGGCCTTTTATCCACGGTCATGCAGATCCCGTCCCTGGCCAACCCGTTCATTGGTCTGTTTGCCGACAACAAAGGGCTGGCACGATGGCTGGTGATCCTGGCCCCGACCCTGACCGCCATTCCCATGAGCTTCATCGGCATTGCCCCGTCCTACGGCATGCTGCTGGTCCTGGTCTTTGTGGCCGGGATTTCTGTATCCCTGTTCCATGTCCCTGCCCCGGTAACGGTGGCAAGGTATTCGGGCAAATTCAAAGGCAGGGGCATGAGTTTTTTCATGACCGGCGGCGAGCTTGCAAGGACAATGGGACCCATCCTGGCCGTGGCGGCGGTATCTTACCTGGGACTGGCCCGGTTCCATTTTGTTCTGGCCCTGGCTCTGGCCACCTCCGTGCTGTTGTTCATCACCCTAGAGCCCGTCCAAAAGTCGGTCAAAACCAAACGGCGTGGATCGTTAACCCATGCCTATAAAGAGATCCGGCATGTGCTCAATCCCCTGGCGGGCATCCTTTCTGCCCGGGCCATGATGCACGGTTCCATGGGGATGTTTTTAACGGTGTATGTGGAACAGGCCACAGGTTCTTTGTGGCTGGGCGGCACGGCACTGACCCTGTATGAGTCCATGGGTGTTGCAGGCATCCTTTCCGCAGGGACCCTGTCCGACCGTTTAGGGCGAAGACGAGTGTTATTCTGGGCGTTGGCTGTAGCCCCCGTAACCATTTTATTATTTGCCACAACCACGGGGGTGATCCAGATCGTTTCGCTTTTGATAACAGGGTTCACCGTATTGTCAACCACCCCTGTCATGCTGGCCCTGGTCCAGGAGAATGCCAAGGAGAGCCCGGCAGCCGCCAATGGCCTTTTCATGATGCTCTCCTTTGCCGTAAGATCCATAGCTGTTGTGGTGGCAGGGGCCCTTGCAGACGCATTCGGCCTGGACATGATGTTTATCATATCCGCCCTGGCAGGTTTCACGGCAATTCCGTTTCTAATCAGATTAAAAAAATAAGGGATATACCATGTTAAAAACTAACAAAGATAAAGTAGTTGAAATGTTTCTGGCCTGCAAGCCCGGCATGCCCCGGGCCGGGGCCGGATGGAAAGTGGACCACAAAGGCAATCCCTTTCTTCTGCCCGGCATCGGCGGCATCACCCTCAATGTCCAGGCCGGGGATTCGGCCTTCGGCCTGGCTGGAGACCATATCGAGCCCGGGGTTTCCTGCACGGCCAATATGGAAAAGCCCAATGATTTTCCCAACAATACCCTGCAACTGTTCTCCTGTGTGGGCAACCTGGCAAAGATCATCTCCGGGGATGCCCAAGGCGACACCGGTGTGGTCATCGGTCACCACGGAGGTTCCGAACATGTGATCGTGGAATTCCCTAAAAAGACCAAGGAAAAGATGAGCTATGACGACAAAATCATGATCCGGGCCAAAGGCCAGGGACTGGCCCTGACCGATTATCCTGATATCAAGCTGTTCAACCTGGACCCCGAACTGCTGGAAAAGATGAATATTGTGGAAACCGGTTCAGGGACCCTCCAGGTGCCGGTGACCACCATTGTCCCGGCGCCCTGCATGGGGTCGGGGGTTGGTCGGGCCCATGTGGGGGCAGGCGATTATGATGTCATGACTTCGGACCCGGCAACCGTAAAAAAATACAATCTGGATAAAATCAGGTTTGGGGATTTTGTGGCCCTCATGGACCATGACAACTCCTATGGCAGGGCCTATGTCCAGGGCGCGGTCTCCATCGGTATTGTAGTGCACTCCGACTGCCTGCTGGCCGGTCACGGTCCCGGCGTCTCCACGCTGTTGACCTGTGCAACCCCGCAGATAGAACCTATAATTAACCCTGCTGCCAATATCGCCGATCTTCTGGGTATCGGCAGCGCGGCCGGCGGAGACGAATGACCATAAAACATGTAATCAGTATATACCTGGTCTGGGGATTTGGGACACTTGGCTTCCAATTCCTGGGCCGGATAGTGCCGGAAACGGCCCGGGCCGGGTTTGACTATATTATCATTGTGGGGCTTATTGCCTGCCTGGCCTGGATGACCCGAATTTATCAGCGACAGGTTGAACCGGCCATCGGCACAAACACGCCCCGGCGCCTGACCTGGTTAGGCGCCTTGACGCTGATCTTTATACTTCTCTACCTGCTTGTGGACCAGGCAGATCTGAGAAGCAATGTCATCACCGCTTTGTCAACGGCTACCCTGGTCCTTTTCGCCTGTGTGGCGGGCCACTGGCTGGTCACGCCTTTGAAACGCCCTTCCGAATTTATTCCCATCGGCATGGCCGTGGCCCTGTCCGATATATTCAGTGTTTTTTCAGGCCCCACCCGCAACTTCGCAGAAGATATTTCCGACTATTACCAAGGAGGCATGGCAGGCCCTGCCCCCCTGGTGGATTATCTCCTGGTCAAAATGCCCATACCCGGCAATGATTATTTCATGCCCGTATTCGGCATCTCCGACTGGATCGTGTTAGCCATACTGTCTGCAGGCGCGCTTCGCTTCGGCATGGATGACAACCTGTTCAGCCTTGCCGGATCAACACAACGTCAAAACAAATCCCGACTCTTTTTCCCTGTGGGAGCCATCGGTCTGATTTTCTCCATTGTGATCGCAAGATCCGTGAACCTGTATCTTCCGGCCCTGCCGTTTATTGTCATTTTTTTTCTTGTAACCATGGCAGTAAAATATCCTGTAATTAGAAAACTTGGGCCAGAAGAAATCCGGGCCATGATTTTTGTTTGCATCCTGATGGGTTTGCTTATGTCCCTATTTACCGTTTTAAAGAACGGCAGCGGCCCCGGTTAATTTTTTTTTGCAAAAGGACCGTCCAATGAAAAATCCCAGGCTTCTAAACACCATATTATTTTCCTTATTATTTTACAGCCTGAACTCATATGCAGGCAGTCAGATATCGATACCTGTTTTACATAGCCCCGGGGGACCGCCCATTGGCTATGTAAATGATTTTTCAAACCTTGAAACCATAGAAAAAAACAACGAATGGTCAAAGGTGATTATCAAAGGGTGGATCAGGTCTCCTTTAATGCCCGAAGACCAAACGCTAAAACCGGAAGGCTTTGTTCCAGGCATTATATCCCTGGATGAAATTCAACGGCATTCCCAAAGCCACAATGCGCCGGTGGTGCTGTGGGATGTTGTGTTTGTCAAAATGAACAAAGCCAGAATGAAGACATT contains:
- a CDS encoding DUF4438 domain-containing protein, whose translation is MLKTNKDKVVEMFLACKPGMPRAGAGWKVDHKGNPFLLPGIGGITLNVQAGDSAFGLAGDHIEPGVSCTANMEKPNDFPNNTLQLFSCVGNLAKIISGDAQGDTGVVIGHHGGSEHVIVEFPKKTKEKMSYDDKIMIRAKGQGLALTDYPDIKLFNLDPELLEKMNIVETGSGTLQVPVTTIVPAPCMGSGVGRAHVGAGDYDVMTSDPATVKKYNLDKIRFGDFVALMDHDNSYGRAYVQGAVSIGIVVHSDCLLAGHGPGVSTLLTCATPQIEPIINPAANIADLLGIGSAAGGDE
- a CDS encoding MFS transporter, with protein sequence MTTTDNNSAEAPEFQASRVTTIAFAHFVHDIYTSFLAPLLPLIIEKLSITLSQAGLLSTVMQIPSLANPFIGLFADNKGLARWLVILAPTLTAIPMSFIGIAPSYGMLLVLVFVAGISVSLFHVPAPVTVARYSGKFKGRGMSFFMTGGELARTMGPILAVAAVSYLGLARFHFVLALALATSVLLFITLEPVQKSVKTKRRGSLTHAYKEIRHVLNPLAGILSARAMMHGSMGMFLTVYVEQATGSLWLGGTALTLYESMGVAGILSAGTLSDRLGRRRVLFWALAVAPVTILLFATTTGVIQIVSLLITGFTVLSTTPVMLALVQENAKESPAAANGLFMMLSFAVRSIAVVVAGALADAFGLDMMFIISALAGFTAIPFLIRLKK